A single window of Metallosphaera hakonensis JCM 8857 = DSM 7519 DNA harbors:
- a CDS encoding creatininase family protein, producing the protein MKLEFMHLQGFTKDDPINPVGALPVGSLEQHGPHLPLGTDSIIAEEIAREVSRIEGLTLLPTVHYGCSFEHGSLPHISVKDTHFMDFIEDIISSTPRIGMKGVVIINGHGGNSHLLTAVARRVNFTVGRPRVIVVNLPSAPIFKEYGDLHAGNVETSIMMYLRPDLIRLDKIPKVTKFSSFTFNILTSEMGGDDGVVSSCEMKPDTNLGKRAFQEMVELALGAVRDLKTIINSS; encoded by the coding sequence ATGAAATTAGAGTTCATGCATCTACAGGGATTTACCAAGGACGATCCCATAAATCCAGTGGGAGCGCTCCCTGTGGGGAGCCTGGAGCAACATGGCCCACACTTGCCCTTGGGAACTGATTCAATAATTGCAGAAGAGATTGCGCGGGAAGTTTCTAGGATAGAGGGATTAACTCTCTTACCGACAGTACATTACGGCTGTTCCTTCGAACACGGTAGTCTTCCTCACATCTCCGTTAAGGATACGCACTTTATGGACTTTATTGAGGACATAATCTCTTCTACTCCGAGGATAGGGATGAAAGGAGTTGTGATAATTAACGGTCACGGAGGCAACTCTCATCTTCTAACCGCGGTTGCTAGAAGAGTTAACTTCACCGTGGGGAGACCTAGGGTAATTGTAGTTAATCTCCCAAGTGCACCCATATTTAAGGAATACGGAGATCTTCATGCAGGAAACGTGGAAACATCGATAATGATGTATCTAAGGCCAGATCTAATACGCTTAGATAAGATACCCAAGGTAACTAAGTTCTCTAGTTTCACCTTCAATATCTTAACCTCTGAAATGGGTGGAGATGACGGGGTTGTTAGTAGTTGTGAAATGAAACCTGACACCAATCTTGGGAAGAGAGCGTTTCAGGAAATGGTAGAACTAGCTCTAGGAGCAGTCCGAGACCTAAAAACAATCATTAATTCAAGTTAA
- a CDS encoding GNAT family N-acetyltransferase encodes MSESINVPLTIREAERKDIEGVYQLYQSLTPEDLYMRFFTFHKVSHEEIEQLFSRQDHVTLLAEIDGRIVGEATLYEDGEFSVAVDPRERRGGIGTALVAELIKRGASSGMKKIKFYTLPENYPMIRIGKKLGFKLDFDEEQVKGVLELN; translated from the coding sequence ATGTCGGAGAGTATAAACGTGCCCCTGACAATAAGGGAAGCGGAGAGAAAAGATATAGAAGGAGTTTATCAGCTATACCAGTCCCTAACTCCTGAAGACCTTTACATGAGATTTTTCACCTTCCACAAGGTATCTCATGAGGAGATAGAGCAACTGTTCAGTAGACAAGACCACGTAACGCTTCTGGCTGAAATAGACGGTAGAATAGTTGGAGAGGCAACGTTATACGAAGATGGAGAATTCTCCGTGGCAGTGGATCCAAGGGAAAGGAGAGGGGGAATTGGTACAGCGCTGGTAGCAGAGCTCATTAAAAGAGGAGCTTCTTCAGGGATGAAGAAGATTAAGTTCTATACCCTACCTGAAAACTATCCCATGATAAGAATAGGGAAGAAACTTGGCTTCAAACTAGACTTTGATGAGGAGCAAGTAAAGGGGGTTCTGGAGTTAAATTAG
- a CDS encoding DUF1955 domain-containing protein, with the protein MVSEGSRELTKSLMEAKERIISGDVKQGIDIIGKVVNSSNIKETNWIICNIVDAADCPYVVETLKSIGKIFDISSCGNLKRIVTCFIKSGVDSELVDIALSAMVSRGKSDQLDKIVQEINDIPPIFLMKLATAYHKSGNLKKEEELLKQACNKGLKEACRNINQVFSRIT; encoded by the coding sequence ATGGTATCGGAAGGAAGCAGGGAATTAACTAAATCCCTTATGGAGGCCAAAGAGAGAATAATTTCAGGTGACGTGAAGCAGGGGATAGATATAATAGGTAAAGTTGTAAATTCATCGAACATCAAGGAAACAAACTGGATAATTTGTAATATAGTGGACGCAGCTGATTGCCCCTACGTGGTGGAGACCCTTAAATCTATCGGAAAAATATTCGATATTTCGAGCTGTGGAAATCTCAAGAGAATCGTAACATGTTTCATAAAATCTGGGGTCGATTCGGAGCTCGTGGATATAGCCCTCTCAGCGATGGTGTCTAGGGGTAAGTCTGACCAACTGGACAAGATAGTTCAGGAGATAAATGACATACCTCCCATCTTCTTAATGAAACTTGCAACAGCGTATCACAAATCTGGGAATCTGAAAAAGGAGGAGGAACTCCTCAAGCAAGCGTGCAACAAGGGATTGAAGGAGGCTTGTAGAAATATTAACCAGGTCTTCTCAAGAATAACATGA
- a CDS encoding transcriptional regulator: MRNESRKLIIPCESAMRDIIPAIKALLVTQLVSNGISQSQAASILGLTPAEISYYLKGKRADGKYKSVLENDEEFMEMIRHYSVRLGETDTVNICPLCSLARKKLGMMDYTCPYDW; encoded by the coding sequence ATGAGAAACGAATCGAGGAAACTTATTATCCCATGCGAATCGGCTATGCGTGATATAATCCCAGCAATAAAGGCTCTGCTGGTTACCCAATTGGTGAGCAACGGAATTTCGCAGTCCCAGGCCGCTTCGATTCTTGGATTAACCCCAGCTGAAATAAGCTATTATCTAAAAGGAAAGAGGGCAGATGGAAAGTACAAGTCGGTCCTAGAAAACGATGAAGAATTCATGGAAATGATAAGGCATTATTCCGTTAGGCTTGGTGAAACTGATACGGTAAATATTTGTCCTCTATGTAGTTTAGCCAGGAAGAAGCTAGGAATGATGGACTATACGTGCCCCTATGATTGGTGA
- a CDS encoding transposase yields MELSTVNEVTLYGVRIMELVEGPGKISLTLIPKILPDYALLNKPVQEIERMAREEAERISPNYQRGKEVKRKGYASYRFLKGFKIVMEERETKYELEWISVKLPVLYGEGRVRTQVEETLLREERKVFASLMLVYSVKGGKLNAKLWMPEIETGNDFKYVIVDGKYVKLKGRKAVLLVAIGVTREGKRAVLEVIISEAEDAMAYWSLLVRVWKKTSFVLVVADGIKALDRAISLAELHVGRQGCLVHLKRRATKEEREALDAITSSAELGKIKPETNPTLLSYLIADKKLWKLKSNNLVESFNSLLERRRFGLFHSPWRILQLARAIALYYNLSAYFLITVIILQSSSFLSLYPKYTQ; encoded by the coding sequence ATGGAACTATCAACTGTGAACGAGGTAACCCTCTACGGGGTCCGGATTATGGAGCTCGTAGAGGGACCTGGGAAGATATCCCTCACGCTCATCCCCAAGATATTACCCGATTACGCCTTATTAAACAAACCGGTCCAGGAGATCGAGAGGATGGCGAGGGAGGAAGCTGAGAGGATTAGTCCCAACTACCAAAGGGGTAAGGAGGTCAAGAGGAAGGGTTACGCGAGCTACAGGTTCCTCAAGGGGTTCAAGATCGTGATGGAGGAGAGGGAGACGAAGTACGAGTTGGAGTGGATATCGGTGAAGCTGCCCGTGCTTTACGGTGAAGGGAGGGTGAGGACCCAGGTCGAGGAGACTCTGTTAAGGGAGGAGAGGAAGGTCTTCGCGTCCTTAATGTTGGTCTACTCAGTGAAGGGAGGTAAGTTGAACGCCAAGCTCTGGATGCCCGAGATTGAAACGGGCAACGACTTCAAGTACGTTATAGTTGACGGGAAGTACGTGAAGCTCAAGGGACGAAAGGCGGTCCTCCTCGTGGCTATAGGCGTAACTCGGGAGGGAAAGAGGGCGGTCCTCGAGGTCATCATAAGCGAGGCTGAGGACGCCATGGCCTATTGGAGTCTCCTGGTCAGGGTCTGGAAGAAGACCAGCTTCGTCCTGGTGGTAGCTGACGGGATCAAGGCCTTGGACAGGGCGATCTCCCTAGCTGAACTTCACGTGGGGAGGCAAGGCTGCCTGGTCCACCTGAAGCGTCGCGCGACCAAGGAGGAAAGGGAGGCCCTGGACGCAATCACCTCGTCAGCCGAGCTCGGCAAGATCAAGCCCGAGACCAACCCGACTCTTCTAAGCTACCTCATCGCCGACAAGAAGCTCTGGAAGTTAAAGTCCAACAACCTGGTCGAGTCCTTCAACTCCCTCCTGGAGAGGAGGAGGTTCGGGTTGTTTCACTCTCCCTGGAGGATACTACAGCTCGCGCGGGCCATAGCGCTCTACTACAACCTATCGGCCTATTTTCTCATCACTGTAATAATATTACAGTCTTCTTCATTCCTCTCACTTTATCCGAAATATACCCAATAA
- the pyk gene encoding pyruvate kinase, whose amino-acid sequence MRRRTKIIATLGPSSENLISSLKDKVDIFRVNLAHGDTESHSKYFELIKTQAPTSSILVDLPGPKLRVGDIGKVELRAGQEILFSMNEGIVVQEPLFYRSVRPGSEILLADGIIKVRVTEVSNDQVKAIVETSGILTSRKGINIPDMVLETGLTDNDFRLMDEALSLGADYIGLSFVLSENDVIKAKSKIQGRAWVISKIEKSQAVQRLFRIVEESDGVMVARGDLGVEIGLENLPYIQRKIIRTSKLLGKPVILATQVLESMVNSPLPSRAEVIDVANSVYQGVDAIMLSDETAAGHYPVEAVQYLDEIITSSEDKVKPLRPSPMRSPDDAIAYAALSLSELSRSDFIAVHSRSGMSVIRVSRLRPKATILAFTPDPSVARKLKLCWGVVPLSIEENVGDLNELVSILDKKCRELGVKGNVVMVAGDPKMESGRTNLLKLHSIDSSLYP is encoded by the coding sequence ATGAGAAGACGAACAAAAATCATTGCAACTTTAGGCCCCTCATCGGAGAACTTGATATCCAGTTTGAAGGATAAAGTAGATATTTTCAGGGTTAATTTAGCTCATGGGGATACAGAATCCCACTCAAAATATTTTGAGCTCATAAAGACGCAGGCCCCTACTTCCTCCATTCTCGTGGATCTACCTGGACCCAAACTTAGGGTCGGAGATATAGGGAAAGTTGAGCTGAGAGCAGGGCAGGAAATTCTTTTTTCCATGAACGAGGGAATAGTAGTACAAGAGCCCCTCTTCTACAGAAGCGTTAGGCCCGGATCAGAGATACTTCTGGCTGACGGTATAATAAAGGTAAGAGTGACTGAAGTTTCCAATGATCAAGTGAAAGCCATAGTCGAAACTTCAGGCATACTTACGTCGAGGAAGGGGATAAATATTCCCGACATGGTGCTTGAAACTGGCCTTACAGATAACGACTTCAGATTGATGGATGAAGCCCTATCGTTAGGTGCTGATTACATCGGTCTTTCGTTCGTGTTAAGCGAGAACGACGTGATAAAGGCTAAATCTAAGATCCAAGGGAGAGCGTGGGTTATCTCTAAGATCGAGAAGAGCCAAGCGGTTCAAAGGCTATTCAGGATCGTTGAAGAGAGCGATGGAGTAATGGTGGCCAGAGGTGACCTCGGAGTCGAGATAGGGCTAGAGAACTTACCTTACATTCAGAGAAAGATAATCCGTACCTCCAAGCTCCTGGGTAAACCAGTAATATTAGCAACTCAGGTCTTGGAATCCATGGTTAACAGCCCACTTCCCTCAAGGGCCGAGGTCATAGACGTTGCCAATTCAGTTTATCAAGGCGTTGACGCCATAATGTTAAGCGATGAAACAGCCGCAGGGCACTACCCCGTTGAGGCAGTTCAGTATTTGGACGAGATAATAACTTCCTCTGAGGATAAGGTAAAACCCCTGAGACCCTCTCCCATGAGGAGTCCGGATGACGCCATAGCTTACGCAGCTCTGTCCCTATCTGAACTGTCTAGATCTGATTTCATCGCGGTTCATAGTAGGAGTGGGATGTCGGTGATTAGGGTCTCTAGGCTGAGACCGAAGGCCACAATCCTGGCCTTTACCCCAGATCCGAGCGTAGCTAGAAAATTGAAGTTGTGCTGGGGGGTCGTACCTCTATCCATTGAGGAGAACGTTGGAGATTTAAACGAGTTGGTCTCGATCCTAGATAAGAAATGCAGGGAACTTGGAGTTAAGGGTAACGTAGTGATGGTCGCTGGCGATCCCAAAATGGAGTCTGGAAGAACCAATCTCCTCAAACTGCATTCAATCGACTCTAGTCTATACCCATAG